The genomic region GCCGGGATGAGGGGCGTGGCGAGGGCGGCGGCGGCGAGGAGCAGCGTGGCGACGAGGGCGAGGGTCAGGCCGATGCCGGGGCTCGGAGCACCGTCGTCCGCGTTGTTGCCGATGTTGTCGAAGCCGCCGGGCACGTCGAAGATGTTGCCGAGGGCGCTCCACGCGGCGAACACGGTGAAGGCGGCGCCGAACTGACCGAGGTCGAGACCCGCGATCTTCGGGACCTGCGGCAGACCCCGGGCGACGACGACGAGCGCCGCGCCGATGATCCCCGCCAGTACGACGCTGAACACGACCGGACCGCTTCCCCACAGGCTGGGGAGGTCGACGCTGTCGGGGACATTGTCGAACGAGTAGAGGTCGAGGAACGACGCGATGAACAGCAACACCGCTGCACCGATCACCACGCCGTCGCCTCGAGTGAGGGAGCGGATATTCACTTCAGGTCCTTCGTAGGTCGTCTCATCGTCGGTAGAGGCGTCGCTGTCACCATGCCCTCGGGCCCGGGTGGGAAGCGCGGGGGTGGCCCCTCATCGTACGGACGGACACTATCGTCCGCCCGACCAGGGTGTCCGCCCGGATCAGCCCGCCGAGAGCTACCCGCGCAGGAAACTCACGATTCCCTCAGAGATCCCTTGCGCCGCCTTCTGCCGCCACGCGCCACTGGTCAGCAGCGCCGCGTCCTTGCTATCGCGCATGTTGCCGCACTCGATGAACACCTTGGGAACCGTTGACAGATTGAGACCGCCCAGGTCCTTACGCGTGACGAGACCGGTGCCGTCGCCGGCGTAGTTGGACGGCGCGCTGCCGGTGACGGCGACGAAACGGCCCGCGACGCGCTCGCCCAGATCGCGCGAGGGGGCGACGATCGCGCGGGTGTCGGCGGCGCCCGCGTGGACCGCGCCGGGCAGGATGACGTGGAAGCCGCGGTTGCCGGCGCCCGAGCCGTCCGCGTGCACCGAGACCACGGCGTCGGCCTTCGCCTCGTTGCCGATCCGGGCCCGCTCGTCCACGCACGGGCCGTACGGCCGGTCGCTGTCCTGCGTCAGCTTCACCGTGGCGCCCTGCTCTTCGAGGAGCGTGCGCATCCGGTGCGCCACGTCCAGGGTGAACTTCGCCTCGGTGTAACCGTCGTTGGTGGACGTGCCCGTGGTGTCGCACTCCTTCCAGTTCGTCCCGATGTTCACCTTGCGGTTGATCTCGGACGGGTGCTGGAAGTTCTCCGGGTTGTGCCCGGGGTCGATGACGACGACCTTTCCCTTGAGCGGCCCGGAGGCCGGGGCGGGCGCGGAGGTCGACGACGCCGTGGGCGAAGACGACGCGCTCGGCTTCTTGCCGTCGTCCGTCGGCGCACCCGACGAGGCGGGCACGGAGGGCGGGGAGGACCGCACGGTGGCCTGGCCCGACCCGCCGTCGCCCCCCGAGCCGCCCACCGTCTCGTACACGAGCCAGCCGAGCAGCGCCCCGGGCACCAGCGCGGCGAGCGCGACGGTCAGGGGGCCGCGGCGGGGGCGGCGGGGCTGGGGAGGTTCGAAGTCCGGGCCTACGTACGACACGGTGCCACCCTAGCGGCCGTCGCCCGGCGGCAGCGGGCCGAGGACGGCCCGACGGGTGGCGGCTACTCCTCGTTCCCGTCGGGGTCCCCGTGCCGTACCGCCTCCTTCACCCGCGCCTCGATCTCCTGGCGCGGTGTGCCCTCCTGCTTCGCGTACGCGGTCACCGCCGCCTGGACGTCGCGGGCGAGGTCGCGCCAGGCGCGCCAGGCGGTCTCCCAGGTGGTGGTCTGCTGGCCGCTCCACTTGGTCTGGGTGGGCGGTCCGTACGCGTCCTGCAGCTGCCGCACGCGGGTGTACGCCTCGTCCGCCGCGCGCTGCTTCTCCACGAGCTCTGCGAAGGTGTGTGCCACGCGCCCGGATCCTTGGGCAGCGGCGGTCGCCCACCGACGCGCCACGCCGCCCGTGGGCCGACCGGGAGGGGGTGCACAGGGCGCAGTTCACCCGCCCAGCCGTTCTCCTAGAGTCCCGGGCCGGTGCGCCGCAGGACCCGCAGCGAGTCCGTCGCCGAGACTTCCGTGAACGCGCCGGAGGCCAGGGCTCGGAGGTAGACGCGGTACGGGGCCTGGCCGGTGAACTCGTCCTCCGGCTCGGGGAAGACGTCGTGGATGACGAGCAGGCCGCCCTCGGCCACGTGCGGGGCCCAGCCCTCGTAGTCGGCGGTGGCGTGCTCGTCGGTGTGGCCGCCGTCGATGAAGACGAGACCGAGGGGGGTCCGCCAGATCGCCGCGATCTGCGGGGAACGGCCGACCAGGGCGACCACGTGGTCCTCCAGGCCCGCCCGGTGCAACGTGCGGCGGAACGTGGGCAGCGTGTCCATCAGGCCGAGCTCGGGGTCGACCGTCTCCGGGTCGTGGTACTCCCAGCCCGGCTGCTGCTCCTCGCTGCCGCGGTGGTGGTCGACGGTCAGCGCGGTGACGCCGGCCTCGCGGGCCGCGTCGGCGAGCAGGACCGTGGAGCGGCCGCAGTACGTGCCGACCTCCAGCAGCGGCAGCCCGAGCCGCCCGGCCTCCACCGCCGCCGCGTACAGCGCCAGGCCCTCACCGACGGGCATGAACCCCTTCGCCGCCTCGAACGCGGCCAGGATCTCGGGCTTCGGGGCCGCGGGCATGGGCTTCCTCTCGGTCGTACGACGGTCCGGGCGCCCATGGTGCCGTACCCCCTGCCGGGGGGTGACAGGGGGTACGGGTGGGCGGCGGGGTCAGGCGGAGACCGTCTCGCCCGGCAGCGACAGGTCGAGGTCGACCGGACGGTCGTCGCCCGTGTGGGTCGCGGACGAGGCGAGCGGGCCGTGGCCCTGGGCGCGCGCGGCCACGACGTAGGAGCCACCAGCGGGGACGGTGAGGACGTAGGCGCCGTCCTCGGCGGAGAGCGTCGCGCCGGCCTGGCGGCCCCGGCGGTCGATCAGCGTGACCTTGGCGCGGGCGACCGGGGAGCCGTCCGCCGCCAGCACGCGGCCGCGGAACCCGCGCAGCACCGCTTCGGCTCGCTCCAGGTTCGCGTCCTCCTCGCTGCTGGCCCGCAGCTGCGGGTGGGCGGCCGGGCGGCGGCCGGGCAGGAACAGCGCCAGGAGCAGGCCCACGGCGACCGCGCCGGTCGCGATCAGGAAGGAGAGCCGGAAGCCGTGCATGGTCGGGATCTCGACGCCGCCGACGTTGTCCGCGGTGTTCGCCAGCACCATGCCGATCACGGCGCTCGACACCGACGTGCCGATGGAACGCATCAGAGTGTTCAGGCCGTTCGCCGCGCCCGTCTCAGAGGCCGGGACCGCGCCCACGATCAGCGCGGGCAGCGAGGAGTAGGCGAGGCCGATGCCCGCGCCCAGCAGGACCGAGATGACCAGGCTCTGCCAGGGGGCGCTCATCAGGCCGAGACCGGCGCCGTAGCCGATGGCGATGATCAGCAGGCCGAGGATCAGGGTGACCTTGGGGCCGTACTTCGCGGAGAGCCGGGCGTAGACGGGCGCTGTGAACATCATCGTCAGGCCGAGCGGCGCGACGAGCAGGCCCGCGACGACCATCGACTGGCCGAGGCCGTAGCCGGTGGACTTCGGCAGCTGGAGCAGCTGGGGCAGGACCAGGGAGACGACGTAGAAGGAGACGCCGACCATGATCGAGGCGAGGTTGGTGAAGAGGACGGCCGGACGGGCCGTGGTGCGCAGGTCGACCAGCGGGGCCTTGACGTGCAGCTCCATCACGCCCCACAGGACCAGGACGACCGCGGCGGCGGCGAACAGGCCGAGCGTGGTGCCGGAGGTCCAGCCCCAGTCGCTGCCCTTGGTGATCGGCAGCAGGAAGAGCACGAGCCCGGTGGACAGACCCAGGGCGCCCGGCAGGTCGAAGGAGCCCTCGGCGCGCGTCTGCGACTCGGGCACGACGAGCAGGGTGAGGGCGATGGCGAGGACACCGAGGCCGGCGGCGCCGTAGAACAGGGCGTGCCAGTCGGTGTGCTGGGCGACCAGGGCGGCGGCGGGCAGGGCGAGGCCGCCGCCGACGCCTATGGAGGAGCTCATCAGGGCCATGGCCGAGCCGAGCTTCTCGCGGGGCAGCATGTCGCGCATCAGGCCGATGCCGAGGGGGATGGCGCCCATCGCGAAGCCCTGGAGCGTACGGCCGGCGATCATGAGCAGCAGGTCGCTGGTGAAGGCGCTGACCAGGGCGCCGACGACCATGACGGCCAGGCTCGTGATCAGCATGCGCCGCTTGCCGTAGAGGTCGCCGAGGCGGCCCATGATCGGGGTGGCCACCGCGCCCGAGAGGAGGGTCGAGGTCAGGACCCAGGTGGCGTCGCTGGGGGCGGTGTCCAGCAGTTGCGGCAGGTCCTTGATGACCGGGACGAGCAGGGTCTGCATCACCGCGACAACGATGCCCGCGAAGGCGAGCACCGGGACCACGGCCCCGCTCGCTCTGCCGGCGGGACGTTCTGTCGTCGTCTGCGTCATTGAGTGGGGCCTCCAGGCCGGGGAAGGTCGGGGATTGCGTGGTTACGCGCTCACGGGGTTACGTGGACGGTGAACCTCGTATGCGCAGGCAACTATTCCGTTGCTTTGGCACTCTAACGAAATCTTGACCTTCTCTTGGGGAAGGGGCCCAGGGCTGTGGGGGCGGGGGAACGGCCTAGGTCTGCGGTGCGACGCCCTAGGTCGAAATCCCGATGCCGGGAGCATGGAGTGGTTGAGAGCATGACACCCATGCTCGAAGCCGCCGAAATGACCCGTACGCCCCGCCGTGCCGCGCCGCCCACCTGGCTCGTGATCGCGCTCACCTGTGCCGGGCAGTTCCTCGTCGTGCTCGACGTGTCCGTCGTCAACGTGGCGCTGCCGTCGATGCGGACCGGGCTCGGGCTGAGCGAGCAGGGCCTGCAGTGGGTGGTCAACGCCTACGCCATCGCCTTCGCCGGGTTCATGCTGCTCGGCGGGCGGGCCGGGGACCTCTACGGCCGCAAGCGGATGTTCCTCGTCGGGCTCGGCCTGTTCACCCTGGCCTCACTGGCGGGCGGACTGGCGCAGGACGACTGGCAGTTGCTGGTGGCGCGGGCCGCGCAGGGGCTGGGGGCGGCGGTGCTGGCGCCCTCGACGCTGACCATCCTCACGGCCTCGGTGCCGGAGGGTGCCGCCCGGGCCCGGGCCATCGGGACCTGGACGGCGGTCGGTGCCGGCGGTGGCGCGGCGGGCGGCCTGGTCGGCGGGCTGCTGGTGGAGACGCTGTCGTGGCGGTGGGTACTGCTGATCAACGTGCCCGTGGGGGCGGTCGTGCTGTGCGGGGCCGCCTGGTTCCTCACCGAGGGCCGGGCCGGGGACGGGCGGCGGCTCGACCTGCCGGGCGCGCTGCTCGTGACGGGCGGGCTCGGCACGCTGGCCTACGGCATCTCCCAGACGGAGGCGGCGGGTTGGACGGCGGCGGCCACGCTGCTGCCGCTGCTCGCCGGGCTCGCGCTGATCGGGCTGTTCCTCACGGTCGAGGCCCGGACGGGGAGTCCGCTGATGCCGCTCGGGCTGCTGCGGCTGCGGTCGGTGTCGTCGGCGAACGTGGCGATGTTCCTGTGCGGCTCCGCGATGTTCTGCATGTGGTTCTTCATGACCCTGTACGCGCAGAACGTCCTGGGCTACACCCCGCTGGAGGCCGGGCTCGCCCTGGTCCCGAGCTCCCTGGCCGTCATCCTCGGCTCCAAGCTCGCGCCCCGGCTCATGCGGGGGCTGGGGCCCCGGAACGTGGCGGTGCTGGGGACGCTGGTCGCGGTGGTGGGGTTCGGCTGGCAGTCGACGATGACCCCCGAGGGCGCGTACGCGACGACGATCCTGGTCCCCGGAGTCCTGATGATGCTCGGCGCGGGTCTGGCGGCGACCCCGCTGGCCTCCCTGGCCACGTCCGGCGCGGCACCCGAGGAGGCCGGACTGGTGTCCGGTCTCGTCAACACCTCCCGCACGATGGGCGGTTCACTGGGCCTGGCGGTCCTGTCGACACTGGCGGCGACACGCTCGGCGGGGAGCGGGACACCTGCGGCGCTGACGGAGGGATACGCGCTGGCGTTCCGGGTGGGGGCCGCGGTGCTGGCGGCCGGCCTGGTGCTGATGTGGGTCTGGCTGCCCCGCGAGGCGGGGGAGCGGTAGGGCCGCCGACACCGGAAAAGAGCGCCTGCC from Streptomyces chartreusis NRRL 3882 harbors:
- a CDS encoding DUF5336 domain-containing protein, whose amino-acid sequence is MNIRSLTRGDGVVIGAAVLLFIASFLDLYSFDNVPDSVDLPSLWGSGPVVFSVVLAGIIGAALVVVARGLPQVPKIAGLDLGQFGAAFTVFAAWSALGNIFDVPGGFDNIGNNADDGAPSPGIGLTLALVATLLLAAAALATPLIPALKAALIPAPRPAAPQPYGAQPPGGYGYPGAQQPGGYGHPQPGQPGPGQPGQPYGGQPQPQQAQAPQPPAGDFSPFWFAVPVPRPLFAEDGSPTPIAELAPGTWYLAVEQRGAALVAQTQDGRRGVLQDTSGIQRG
- a CDS encoding N-acetylmuramoyl-L-alanine amidase, producing the protein MSYVGPDFEPPQPRRPRRGPLTVALAALVPGALLGWLVYETVGGSGGDGGSGQATVRSSPPSVPASSGAPTDDGKKPSASSSPTASSTSAPAPASGPLKGKVVVIDPGHNPENFQHPSEINRKVNIGTNWKECDTTGTSTNDGYTEAKFTLDVAHRMRTLLEEQGATVKLTQDSDRPYGPCVDERARIGNEAKADAVVSVHADGSGAGNRGFHVILPGAVHAGAADTRAIVAPSRDLGERVAGRFVAVTGSAPSNYAGDGTGLVTRKDLGGLNLSTVPKVFIECGNMRDSKDAALLTSGAWRQKAAQGISEGIVSFLRG
- a CDS encoding class I SAM-dependent methyltransferase yields the protein MPAAPKPEILAAFEAAKGFMPVGEGLALYAAAVEAGRLGLPLLEVGTYCGRSTVLLADAAREAGVTALTVDHHRGSEEQQPGWEYHDPETVDPELGLMDTLPTFRRTLHRAGLEDHVVALVGRSPQIAAIWRTPLGLVFIDGGHTDEHATADYEGWAPHVAEGGLLVIHDVFPEPEDEFTGQAPYRVYLRALASGAFTEVSATDSLRVLRRTGPGL
- a CDS encoding MFS transporter, which gives rise to MTPMLEAAEMTRTPRRAAPPTWLVIALTCAGQFLVVLDVSVVNVALPSMRTGLGLSEQGLQWVVNAYAIAFAGFMLLGGRAGDLYGRKRMFLVGLGLFTLASLAGGLAQDDWQLLVARAAQGLGAAVLAPSTLTILTASVPEGAARARAIGTWTAVGAGGGAAGGLVGGLLVETLSWRWVLLINVPVGAVVLCGAAWFLTEGRAGDGRRLDLPGALLVTGGLGTLAYGISQTEAAGWTAAATLLPLLAGLALIGLFLTVEARTGSPLMPLGLLRLRSVSSANVAMFLCGSAMFCMWFFMTLYAQNVLGYTPLEAGLALVPSSLAVILGSKLAPRLMRGLGPRNVAVLGTLVAVVGFGWQSTMTPEGAYATTILVPGVLMMLGAGLAATPLASLATSGAAPEEAGLVSGLVNTSRTMGGSLGLAVLSTLAATRSAGSGTPAALTEGYALAFRVGAAVLAAGLVLMWVWLPREAGER